The following coding sequences are from one Microbacterium sp. SORGH_AS_0969 window:
- a CDS encoding ammonium transporter encodes MDQGNTAFILLAAALVLLMTPGLAFFYGGLVKAKSVISMMMMSFGAMGLIGVLWVLYGYAIAFPATDAGVTQLPWMIDWNEFGLASVLETPEGAAYPPLAFVAFQATFAIITVALVSGAIADRAKFGAWMIFAFVWSTVVYFPVASWVFNFGLAEDGSFSYGGWITHGMQDVFGVGAIDFAGGTAVHINAGAAALALALVLGKRVGFQKGAHVPHNPPFVLLGAGLLWFGWFGFNAGSELAADGTAALAFVNTIAAPAAALLSWLIVEKIKDGKPTSVGAASGAVAGLVAITPACAALTPIWAIVLGLVAGAVCALAIELKFKLGFDDSLDVVGIHLVGGLLGTLYLGIFANTTGLIYSGSLNQLLVQAIAALAVLVYSFVLAFVIGFAIEKTIGFRVKNEDEIAGIDTVVHGEEGYVLTDARA; translated from the coding sequence ATGGATCAAGGCAACACCGCATTCATCCTGCTAGCAGCCGCCCTCGTGCTGCTCATGACGCCAGGACTCGCATTCTTCTACGGCGGTCTCGTCAAGGCCAAGAGCGTTATCAGCATGATGATGATGAGCTTCGGCGCGATGGGCCTGATCGGCGTGCTGTGGGTGCTCTACGGCTACGCGATCGCCTTCCCGGCGACCGACGCCGGCGTCACCCAGCTTCCCTGGATGATCGACTGGAACGAGTTCGGTCTCGCCAGCGTCCTCGAGACGCCTGAGGGCGCCGCGTACCCGCCGCTGGCCTTCGTCGCCTTCCAGGCCACCTTCGCCATCATCACCGTCGCCCTGGTTTCGGGCGCCATCGCCGATCGCGCCAAGTTCGGCGCCTGGATGATCTTCGCCTTCGTGTGGTCGACGGTCGTCTACTTCCCCGTCGCCAGCTGGGTTTTCAACTTCGGTCTCGCCGAGGACGGCTCGTTCTCCTACGGCGGCTGGATCACCCACGGTATGCAGGACGTGTTCGGCGTCGGTGCGATCGACTTCGCCGGTGGTACCGCGGTCCACATCAACGCCGGTGCCGCCGCCCTCGCCCTCGCTCTGGTCCTCGGCAAGCGCGTCGGCTTCCAGAAGGGCGCCCACGTCCCCCACAACCCGCCGTTCGTGCTCCTGGGCGCCGGTCTGCTGTGGTTCGGCTGGTTCGGCTTCAACGCTGGCTCCGAGCTCGCCGCTGACGGCACCGCCGCCCTGGCCTTCGTCAACACGATCGCCGCTCCCGCAGCAGCCCTGCTCAGCTGGCTGATCGTCGAGAAGATCAAGGACGGCAAGCCCACCTCCGTGGGTGCCGCGTCGGGCGCCGTCGCCGGTCTCGTCGCGATCACCCCGGCGTGCGCCGCACTGACGCCGATCTGGGCCATCGTGCTGGGTCTCGTCGCCGGTGCCGTCTGCGCCCTCGCGATCGAGCTGAAGTTCAAGCTCGGCTTCGACGACTCGCTCGACGTGGTCGGCATCCACCTCGTCGGCGGTCTGCTCGGAACGCTGTACCTCGGCATCTTCGCCAACACCACCGGCCTCATCTACAGCGGCTCGCTGAACCAGCTGCTGGTGCAGGCGATCGCCGCCCTCGCAGTCCTGGTGTACTCGTTCGTTCTCGCCTTCGTCATCGGCTTCGCGATCGAGAAGACGATCGGCTTCCGCGTCAAGAACGAGGACGAGATCGCCGGTATCGACACCGTGGTTCACGGTGAAGAGGGCTACGTCCTGACCGACGCTCGCGCCTGA
- a CDS encoding type II toxin-antitoxin system PemK/MazF family toxin — protein sequence MGTTSRLVSAFLGMFRSTAPARPASAPARAVTAPADAQTLEIEPPRRLTISYAPQRDNAPDGGEIVWTWVPYEERDGRGKDRPVLVIGRADATRSYAVRLTSKPHDGDRQYLSLGTGEWDPQRRPSWVDIEQLYLVHDAGMRREAAALDRRRFDTVAAALTARYGWKRG from the coding sequence ATGGGAACCACCTCTCGTCTCGTGTCGGCATTCCTCGGGATGTTCCGCTCGACGGCACCGGCCAGGCCGGCCTCTGCGCCCGCACGAGCCGTCACGGCGCCAGCCGACGCCCAGACGCTCGAAATCGAGCCGCCGCGCCGCCTCACGATCTCGTACGCCCCGCAGCGCGACAATGCGCCGGACGGGGGAGAGATCGTCTGGACGTGGGTGCCGTACGAAGAGCGCGACGGGCGTGGCAAGGATCGTCCCGTCCTCGTCATCGGACGGGCGGATGCCACCCGCTCGTACGCCGTACGGCTGACCAGCAAGCCGCACGACGGCGATCGGCAGTACCTGTCGCTTGGCACGGGGGAGTGGGACCCGCAGCGGCGTCCCTCATGGGTCGACATCGAGCAGCTGTACCTCGTGCACGATGCCGGGATGCGTCGAGAGGCCGCCGCCCTGGATCGGCGGCGCTTCGACACGGTCGCGGCCGCACTGACGGCCCGCTACGGGTGGAAGCGCGGCTGA
- a CDS encoding ASCH domain-containing protein, which yields MSTVSPIAVDTAAALRLWQEYADARPDAVAACPEYTVEHFGDSERLADELLACVLEGEKRATSSLVAEYIAERQQLPRIGSHWIACDGRGVPRAILRTTEMRLGVFSSADARFAFDEGEDDRSLESWQIEHRRYWTRICAALGREWSEDDDEIVFERFTVAWPPEHRDGGH from the coding sequence ATGAGCACCGTTTCCCCCATCGCCGTCGACACCGCCGCGGCTCTTCGCCTGTGGCAGGAATACGCCGACGCCCGTCCCGACGCCGTCGCCGCCTGTCCCGAGTACACCGTCGAGCACTTCGGCGACTCCGAGAGGCTGGCGGACGAGTTGCTCGCGTGCGTGCTCGAGGGAGAGAAGCGGGCGACCTCGTCGCTCGTCGCGGAGTACATCGCGGAGCGGCAGCAGCTGCCGCGGATCGGCTCGCACTGGATCGCCTGCGACGGTCGAGGGGTGCCCCGGGCCATCCTGCGGACGACCGAGATGCGTCTGGGGGTCTTCTCCAGCGCGGACGCGCGATTCGCGTTCGACGAGGGCGAGGACGACCGGTCCCTCGAGAGCTGGCAGATCGAGCACCGTCGCTACTGGACGCGGATTTGCGCCGCCCTCGGGCGCGAGTGGTCCGAGGACGACGACGAGATCGTCTTCGAGCGCTTCACGGTGGCGTGGCCACCGGAGCACAGGGACGGCGGGCACTGA
- a CDS encoding sensor histidine kinase, with translation MLTGFAVFRLAEKRGGRRFPWWMFAGVVLVVLTSAFLGTEGVEDRFRGMVLSAVVLCVAWVLGVRTREVREEAAARSRAEERLRVARDVHDVLSHSLGTIGVQAGVAAHVSTLGTEQLREVLRGIEGDARASLFQLKALLQRERTGTEAENVASSPLSTALARLAMSAERAGICVRVDSDETIDGLPSDVRTTVLRVVQEAMTNVIRHAAASLAIVRLHVSSESVTVGIQDDGQGAPRTFQPGHGLAGMRERIELLGGTVDFASSTSGFTVSATIPLVGTPSRPQGRM, from the coding sequence ATGTTGACGGGATTCGCGGTGTTCCGACTGGCGGAGAAGCGCGGAGGACGCAGGTTCCCGTGGTGGATGTTCGCCGGCGTCGTCCTCGTGGTGCTCACCTCGGCGTTCCTCGGTACGGAGGGCGTGGAGGATCGTTTCCGCGGGATGGTGTTGAGCGCTGTCGTGTTGTGCGTCGCGTGGGTGCTCGGCGTGCGGACACGAGAGGTCAGGGAGGAAGCGGCGGCTCGGTCGCGCGCCGAGGAGCGTCTTCGCGTGGCGCGCGACGTACACGATGTGCTGTCTCACTCCCTCGGAACGATCGGGGTGCAAGCGGGAGTCGCCGCCCATGTGAGCACCCTCGGCACCGAGCAATTGCGTGAGGTGCTGCGGGGGATCGAGGGTGATGCGAGAGCCTCTCTGTTTCAGTTGAAAGCCCTCCTGCAGAGGGAGCGAACCGGCACCGAGGCGGAGAATGTCGCGTCGAGTCCCCTGTCGACAGCGCTCGCACGTCTTGCGATGTCCGCTGAGCGGGCCGGTATCTGCGTCCGTGTCGACTCCGACGAAACGATCGATGGGCTTCCGTCCGATGTACGTACGACGGTGCTCAGAGTTGTCCAAGAAGCGATGACGAACGTCATCCGGCACGCGGCGGCGTCCCTCGCCATCGTGAGGCTTCACGTGTCCTCGGAGTCGGTGACGGTGGGGATTCAGGACGACGGGCAAGGCGCTCCGCGCACGTTCCAGCCCGGTCACGGTTTGGCGGGTATGCGCGAGAGGATCGAGCTCCTGGGTGGGACGGTGGACTTTGCCTCCTCGACGTCGGGCTTCACGGTGTCGGCGACCATTCCGCTAGTGGGAACTCCGAGCAGACCGCAAGGACGAATGTGA
- a CDS encoding response regulator transcription factor, with protein sequence MIRVLIADDEPSIRSSLRMLVDSEAGMEVVGEATDGTDAVERAASLHPDVVLMDVQMPRMTGLEATRVLAGEPDGPRVIVLTMFDLDEYVYEALRAGASGFLLKNSPPGEVLHAVRVTHEGNALLAPEVTKRLIGRFAPVREDHRLSHLTARERETLALIGQGRSNAEIADDLFVTVTTVRTYVSRILTKLQARDRAGLVVIAYENGIVTPAST encoded by the coding sequence GTGATCAGGGTGCTCATCGCGGACGATGAACCGTCGATCCGCTCATCGCTTCGAATGCTGGTCGACAGCGAGGCCGGCATGGAGGTGGTTGGCGAGGCTACAGACGGCACGGACGCGGTCGAGCGTGCGGCAAGTCTGCATCCGGATGTCGTCTTGATGGACGTGCAGATGCCGCGGATGACCGGGCTGGAAGCGACCCGCGTCCTCGCCGGGGAGCCCGACGGGCCGCGGGTGATCGTGCTGACGATGTTCGATCTCGATGAGTACGTGTACGAGGCACTCCGGGCCGGCGCCTCAGGGTTCCTGCTGAAGAACAGTCCGCCCGGCGAGGTGCTGCACGCAGTACGCGTGACACACGAGGGCAATGCGCTGCTCGCCCCGGAAGTGACGAAGCGGTTGATCGGACGTTTCGCCCCCGTGCGCGAGGACCACCGACTCAGCCACCTCACGGCGCGGGAGCGCGAGACGCTGGCTCTCATCGGGCAGGGCAGATCGAACGCCGAGATCGCGGATGACCTGTTCGTCACCGTGACGACCGTGCGCACCTACGTGAGCCGGATTCTGACGAAACTCCAGGCCCGGGACCGGGCGGGGCTCGTCGTCATCGCTTACGAGAACGGCATTGTGACCCCGGCATCCACGTGA
- a CDS encoding ABC transporter ATP-binding protein, protein MIEVSHLVKRHGSRTVVDDVSFTALPGRVTGCLGPNGAGKSSTLRVLLGLDRATSGTALIDGRPYRSLERPLWTVGAMLDGPGANTGRTAKAHLTWVAQSNAIPNRRVDEVLELTGLRDAAKMRIRGFSLGMGRRLGIATALLGDPDVLVLDEPTNGLDPDGIRWTRRFLRFLADDGKAVLVSSHLMSEMQDTADDVVIIARGRVLATGSTAEVIGTHRTLEDAFFELTDKHTDYRAGDVDGATA, encoded by the coding sequence ATGATCGAAGTCAGTCACCTGGTCAAGCGTCACGGCTCACGCACCGTGGTCGACGATGTCAGTTTCACCGCTCTTCCGGGGCGGGTCACCGGCTGTCTCGGACCCAACGGCGCGGGGAAGAGCTCGACGCTGCGGGTCTTGCTCGGATTGGATCGTGCGACCAGCGGCACCGCGCTGATCGATGGTCGGCCGTATCGATCGCTGGAACGTCCGTTGTGGACGGTGGGAGCGATGCTCGACGGCCCCGGCGCGAACACGGGCCGCACCGCGAAGGCGCACCTGACCTGGGTGGCGCAGTCGAACGCCATCCCCAACCGACGAGTGGACGAGGTACTGGAGCTCACCGGACTGCGGGATGCCGCGAAAATGAGAATCCGCGGATTCTCGCTCGGTATGGGGCGACGGCTCGGCATCGCCACAGCCCTCCTCGGCGACCCTGACGTGCTCGTGCTGGACGAGCCCACAAACGGACTCGATCCCGACGGCATCCGTTGGACGAGGCGCTTTCTGCGCTTCCTCGCCGACGATGGCAAGGCTGTGTTGGTGTCGAGTCACCTGATGAGCGAGATGCAGGACACCGCCGACGATGTCGTGATCATCGCTCGCGGCCGCGTTCTCGCAACGGGCAGCACAGCAGAGGTCATCGGCACGCACCGCACCCTGGAAGACGCGTTCTTCGAGCTCACGGACAAGCACACCGACTACCGGGCCGGAGACGTGGACGGGGCGACGGCATGA